The proteins below come from a single Tissierella sp. MB52-C2 genomic window:
- a CDS encoding methyltransferase domain-containing protein, whose translation MGNDIWSTKVQGILNLDLSREIRFRDDRKDLFLKLLGLREGMTIFDIGCGPGAITRKLSNWLGEESRIIGIDRDTEFIKYAREKAIQMNLHNISYYEGDALKLPLEDNSVDACISHTVIEHVPNKEFLLEQKRVCKPKGRVSVMYAIPDKYIRTEPSLLPKQSKRETELLDKLFKNTDEINREHNVGKYWPDPVELPRLFEELGFNNIQVDAIAIPIVIDDSRNSNDEKMTIIESEKEQLFESISIVNGLNENRLSDNELLELKRLITERTDQRLKFVEEGENIWDYTILLMQVVSGMVDKGE comes from the coding sequence ATGGGAAATGATATTTGGTCAACAAAAGTACAAGGTATTTTGAATCTTGATTTAAGTAGAGAAATAAGATTTAGAGATGATAGAAAAGATTTATTTTTAAAGTTACTTGGACTAAGAGAGGGAATGACAATATTCGATATTGGTTGTGGTCCAGGTGCAATCACTAGAAAATTATCGAATTGGCTAGGAGAAGAATCTAGGATAATAGGCATAGATAGAGATACAGAATTTATAAAATATGCTAGAGAAAAAGCCATTCAGATGAATTTACATAATATAAGCTATTATGAAGGAGATGCTTTAAAGCTTCCGTTAGAAGATAATTCAGTTGATGCCTGCATATCCCATACGGTAATAGAGCATGTGCCAAATAAAGAATTTTTATTAGAACAAAAGAGGGTGTGTAAACCAAAAGGAAGGGTTTCTGTAATGTATGCAATACCAGACAAATACATAAGAACTGAGCCTAGTCTATTGCCTAAGCAAAGTAAACGTGAAACTGAGCTTTTAGATAAACTGTTTAAAAATACAGATGAAATTAATAGAGAACATAATGTTGGAAAGTATTGGCCTGATCCAGTAGAATTACCTAGACTATTTGAGGAGCTTGGCTTTAATAATATTCAAGTTGATGCAATAGCTATACCTATAGTAATTGATGACTCAAGAAATAGTAATGATGAAAAGATGACAATCATTGAGTCGGAAAAGGAACAGTTATTTGAAAGTATTAGTATAGTCAACGGATTAAATGAAAATAGATTATCAGATAATGAATTGTTGGAGTTAAAAAGGTTAATAACTGAAAGAACTGATCAAAGGTTAAAATTCGTAGAAGAAGGAGAGAACATCTGGGATTATACTATTTTATTAATGCAAGTGGTGTCGGGAATGGTTGACAAGGGGGAATAG
- a CDS encoding pyridoxamine 5'-phosphate oxidase family protein, whose amino-acid sequence MNACEKAMEVMNELFAKDYQFSMATVKDNVPSVRVVDTFYEDGSFYVVTYSKTQKVRELKNNSLVALCNEFYRFSGNGYNTGHPLLTENKEIREKLIKVFEPWYFAHNNENDEDMCYVRIELNEGFFYKDGVGYKVNFKKKESEQFPFDIDIVPVS is encoded by the coding sequence ATGAATGCTTGTGAAAAAGCTATGGAGGTCATGAATGAATTATTTGCAAAGGATTATCAGTTTTCAATGGCGACAGTAAAAGATAATGTGCCATCAGTTCGAGTTGTGGATACTTTCTATGAAGATGGCTCATTTTATGTAGTCACATATTCAAAAACGCAAAAGGTTCGGGAATTAAAGAATAATAGCCTAGTTGCACTATGTAATGAATTCTACAGATTTAGTGGAAATGGATACAATACTGGACATCCACTGCTAACGGAAAATAAAGAGATTAGAGAAAAATTGATAAAGGTATTTGAGCCTTGGTATTTCGCACATAATAATGAGAATGATGAAGATATGTGTTATGTAAGAATTGAACTTAATGAAGGATTTTTCTATAAGGATGGAGTAGGTTATAAAGTAAACTTTAAGAAAAAAGAATCAGAACAGTTTCCATTTGATATTGATATTGTTCCTGTATCCTAA
- a CDS encoding NUDIX domain-containing protein, translating into MIEYLGKEIIVKIDRPMGTIHPKHNFIYSINYGYIEGTKAGDSEEIDAYVLGVFRPIDSFKGRVIGIIKRNDDVEDKLVVAKELNSYDKYQIKALTEFQKRFFDSEIITLDYLRSSIRNTVRGLLRRESKVLVLEEEYKGEVYYYLPGGGIEFLETSEDALKREMKEELNINIIDYRLLYIISNIFEIDGINAHEIVQIYEIYNIDDEKLIDGTTMEGDIMPCKMKWIEIDELINGTKKFYPEELIKLL; encoded by the coding sequence ATGATAGAATATTTGGGAAAAGAAATAATAGTAAAGATTGATAGACCAATGGGAACTATACATCCTAAACATAATTTTATATATTCAATAAATTATGGATATATTGAAGGGACTAAAGCAGGGGATAGTGAGGAGATTGATGCGTATGTTCTTGGTGTGTTTAGACCCATAGATAGCTTTAAGGGAAGAGTTATTGGCATCATAAAGAGGAATGATGATGTGGAGGATAAGCTAGTAGTAGCAAAAGAACTAAATAGTTATGATAAGTATCAGATCAAGGCTTTAACTGAATTTCAAAAAAGATTTTTTGATAGTGAAATAATAACCTTAGATTATTTAAGAAGCTCAATAAGAAACACTGTACGAGGTTTACTAAGGAGAGAAAGTAAAGTCTTGGTTCTTGAAGAGGAATATAAAGGTGAAGTATATTATTATTTGCCAGGTGGAGGAATTGAGTTTTTAGAAACTAGTGAAGATGCATTGAAAAGAGAGATGAAAGAAGAACTTAATATAAATATAATAGACTACCGACTATTATATATAATAAGCAACATATTTGAAATAGACGGTATAAATGCCCATGAAATCGTTCAGATATATGAAATTTATAATATAGATGACGAAAAATTAATAGATGGAACAACAATGGAAGGAGATATAATGCCTTGCAAAATGAAATGGATTGAAATTGATGAGCTTATAAATGGTACTAAAAAATTCTATCCTGAAGAGTTGATTAAATTATTGTAA
- a CDS encoding GNAT family N-acetyltransferase, whose protein sequence is MNIQISIVPYEDKTILYNLIQLYRYDSSEFDGHVLNKHGFYLYKYLDSQWTEDYRRPFIVKVDDEIAGFAFVILDVPKEFTILSSAEKTNVISDFFIMRKYKRKGVGKKLAFSLFDQFPGTWEIKQTTGNKIAYQFWRKVISEYTGSNILQEKNSPNEKWNGTVIVFKA, encoded by the coding sequence ATGAATATCCAAATATCCATTGTTCCTTATGAAGATAAAACTATTTTGTACAATCTAATTCAATTATATCGATATGATTCTAGTGAATTTGATGGACATGTTTTAAACAAACATGGATTTTATCTATATAAATATTTGGACAGCCAATGGACAGAAGATTATCGACGTCCATTTATAGTGAAAGTTGATGATGAAATCGCTGGATTTGCCTTCGTTATCCTTGATGTTCCCAAAGAGTTTACAATACTAAGTTCAGCAGAAAAAACAAATGTAATAAGTGATTTTTTTATAATGCGTAAATATAAGAGAAAAGGAGTAGGTAAAAAACTTGCCTTTTCATTATTTGACCAATTTCCTGGTACGTGGGAAATAAAGCAAACGACTGGAAATAAAATTGCTTATCAATTTTGGAGAAAAGTGATTAGTGAGTACACTGGATCGAATATATTACAAGAAAAAAATTCACCAAACGAAAAGTGGAATGGAACAGTTATAGTTTTTAAGGCATAA
- a CDS encoding GNAT family N-acetyltransferase has product MSNSLTLSIVKNKADVTTFWKLFDSYINELSINASLGDDFDLDYFYSDEYRDAIEELRIRDKNPLRILFINKEEIIIGFLMYVTYFDEDGKCFLMEYYIQPNYRNLGYGNSAYLKAENHINDEGALYIELTPTNEANERFWSGVGFEKSEDMDEDNKYYYRKLL; this is encoded by the coding sequence ATGAGTAATAGCTTAACATTATCTATAGTAAAAAACAAAGCTGATGTAACGACATTTTGGAAGTTATTTGATAGTTATATTAATGAATTATCTATAAATGCTTCATTAGGAGATGACTTCGATTTAGATTATTTTTATTCGGATGAATATAGAGATGCAATTGAGGAACTGAGAATAAGAGATAAAAATCCATTAAGAATACTCTTCATAAATAAAGAAGAAATTATCATTGGTTTTTTAATGTATGTTACCTATTTTGATGAAGATGGAAAATGCTTTTTAATGGAATACTATATCCAGCCAAATTACCGAAATTTAGGTTATGGAAATTCAGCTTATTTAAAGGCTGAAAATCATATTAATGATGAAGGTGCTTTATATATTGAACTGACACCGACAAATGAGGCAAATGAAAGATTTTGGAGTGGTGTTGGATTTGAGAAATCAGAAGATATGGACGAGGATAACAAATATTATTATAGAAAATTACTTTAA
- a CDS encoding nucleotidyltransferase family protein, which yields MTLLNDAEKLIDIIESNLYLQKLITVLYELKTEDFYIGAGAITQTVWNILTNRPVDYGIDDIDIVYYNPENIEEKYERKVMEYLNQELEGFPFWLDVKNQARVHLWYKDKFGYDIEPYKSIEDAIDIWPTTATSLGVRKLSEKDWEIYAPFGLKDIFHMKIVANNRQITKEIYNKKVEKWLQKWPELDIVQWHNELIPFVADKKIYIRK from the coding sequence ATGACTTTATTAAATGATGCTGAAAAATTAATAGATATAATTGAAAGTAACTTATATTTGCAAAAACTAATTACAGTCTTATATGAACTTAAAACTGAAGATTTTTATATTGGCGCAGGAGCTATTACTCAAACAGTATGGAATATACTAACTAATCGACCAGTGGATTATGGTATAGATGATATTGATATAGTTTATTATAATCCTGAAAATATAGAAGAAAAATATGAAAGAAAAGTTATGGAATATTTAAATCAAGAATTAGAGGGATTTCCTTTTTGGTTAGATGTTAAGAATCAAGCTAGGGTTCATTTATGGTATAAGGATAAATTTGGATATGATATTGAGCCATATAAATCTATAGAAGATGCAATAGATATTTGGCCAACGACAGCTACCTCCTTGGGAGTAAGGAAGTTATCTGAAAAAGACTGGGAAATATATGCACCTTTTGGGCTGAAGGATATTTTTCATATGAAGATTGTTGCTAATAACAGACAAATAACAAAAGAGATTTATAATAAAAAGGTTGAAAAATGGCTTCAAAAATGGCCTGAGTTAGATATAGTGCAATGGCATAACGAATTAATTCCATTTGTTGCTGATAAAAAGATATATATAAGAAAGTAA
- a CDS encoding SHOCT domain-containing protein: MKKVRVKPSKFSSAIAGIMGIIFVIFGITQIPVMGVFGVVWTLGAAGVAGYHLYNFFSSNGAGVYEIDIHEQQEDFDVKLRKLDKLYQDGIISKEEYESKKSEILNSKW; the protein is encoded by the coding sequence TTGAAGAAAGTTAGGGTTAAACCTTCAAAATTTAGTTCTGCTATAGCAGGAATAATGGGGATTATTTTTGTAATATTTGGTATTACTCAAATTCCAGTGATGGGGGTATTTGGAGTAGTTTGGACATTGGGTGCTGCTGGAGTTGCGGGGTATCATTTATATAATTTCTTTAGTTCAAATGGTGCTGGAGTATATGAAATTGATATACATGAGCAACAAGAGGATTTTGATGTTAAACTTCGAAAGCTTGATAAATTATATCAAGATGGGATTATCTCGAAGGAAGAGTATGAAAGCAAAAAATCTGAAATATTGAACTCCAAATGGTAG
- a CDS encoding nucleoside phosphorylase translates to MLKKDFPILEFDSSPRAKIEPSEVIKRQDVPEYCVITFFSDVIKKMLDEGRLRKIAEFYTTTVVLPIYETEFDGRTIGIVQGYLGSAGSGAQLEELIAMGFKKFIVCGAAGVLKKDIQVGHLVVPYSAVRDEGLSYHYLEPSREVECNEQALKCITDYLENNQIPFIKAKTWTTDSFYRETEEKIALRVSEGCVTVEMEAAAFFAVSKFRNVVLGQILHGGDDLSGIEWDSRNWVRREDFRINLVDLSMAICLEL, encoded by the coding sequence ATGTTAAAAAAAGATTTTCCTATATTGGAGTTTGATTCTAGTCCAAGGGCTAAAATTGAGCCTTCTGAAGTTATAAAAAGACAAGATGTTCCTGAGTATTGTGTAATTACATTCTTTAGTGATGTTATTAAGAAAATGTTAGATGAAGGAAGATTGAGAAAGATTGCAGAATTCTATACTACAACAGTGGTATTGCCTATATATGAAACCGAATTTGATGGAAGGACTATAGGGATTGTGCAAGGTTACTTAGGATCAGCTGGTTCTGGTGCACAGCTTGAAGAATTAATAGCAATGGGATTTAAGAAATTCATTGTATGTGGAGCTGCAGGTGTATTGAAGAAAGACATCCAAGTAGGACATTTGGTCGTTCCATATTCAGCAGTTAGGGATGAAGGTTTGTCATATCATTATTTAGAGCCATCTAGGGAAGTTGAATGTAATGAACAGGCCTTAAAATGCATTACAGATTATCTAGAAAATAATCAGATACCATTTATTAAAGCTAAAACATGGACTACAGATTCATTTTATCGTGAGACAGAAGAGAAAATAGCATTGCGTGTTTCAGAAGGATGCGTAACTGTTGAAATGGAAGCAGCTGCATTTTTCGCAGTATCTAAATTTAGAAATGTTGTTTTGGGGCAAATACTTCATGGTGGTGATGATTTAAGTGGAATTGAATGGGATTCTAGGAATTGGGTAAGGAGAGAAGATTTCAGGATTAATCTAGTTGATTTATCTATGGCTATTTGTTTAGAACTATAG
- a CDS encoding M55 family metallopeptidase: protein MKRQLILIADMEGTSGIFENNVEAIYHGSELWRNIGRQYLTSDVLAVCEAAKEYEIDEILLYDGHYAGDAEFNVILEQLPGNVKVFDTPNRCFYWRRIRGQAESNPFGLITVGQHARNGELDAYFPHTIQTPPIKTLFVNEMHIAEIGQATLSFCGTKYIANIGCNASHKEAREISKNVTCITVKNKATGWEPLPQETYGIIKNGVIEAIKAIDQKDMISISEPCYFSMELTEDYYFDPTEMFPWKGNFTETMATWESPNIEIGLELFNYVRGFIKKKSK, encoded by the coding sequence ATGAAAAGACAACTTATTTTAATAGCAGATATGGAGGGTACAAGTGGGATTTTTGAAAATAATGTTGAAGCAATATATCATGGTTCAGAGCTTTGGAGAAACATAGGCAGACAATATTTAACCAGTGATGTATTAGCAGTCTGTGAAGCAGCAAAAGAATATGAGATTGATGAAATTTTACTATATGATGGGCATTATGCAGGGGATGCAGAATTTAATGTGATTCTGGAGCAACTTCCAGGTAATGTAAAAGTATTTGATACTCCAAATCGATGTTTTTATTGGAGAAGAATTAGAGGTCAAGCGGAGTCTAATCCATTTGGATTAATTACAGTGGGACAACATGCTAGAAATGGAGAATTAGATGCATATTTTCCTCATACAATTCAAACTCCACCGATAAAAACATTATTTGTTAATGAAATGCACATAGCTGAGATTGGACAGGCTACACTGAGTTTTTGTGGAACAAAATACATTGCCAATATTGGATGCAATGCGTCACATAAAGAAGCGAGAGAAATTTCTAAAAATGTTACTTGTATCACAGTAAAGAACAAGGCAACAGGATGGGAACCACTACCACAGGAAACTTATGGAATTATAAAAAATGGTGTAATTGAAGCCATAAAAGCCATAGATCAAAAAGATATGATTTCAATTAGTGAACCCTGTTATTTTTCTATGGAGTTGACGGAGGATTACTATTTTGATCCAACAGAAATGTTTCCATGGAAGGGTAACTTTACTGAAACTATGGCTACATGGGAATCACCAAATATTGAAATTGGTCTGGAACTTTTTAATTATGTTAGAGGTTTTATTAAGAAGAAATCAAAATAA
- a CDS encoding flavodoxin family protein, with protein MMKTLIFNGSPRKKGDTVSLINKVIENLNGEYKIINAYDCDINPCIDCRYCWDNTGCCINDEMQEVYTYIQECDNILIASPIYFSELTGTLLNVGSRLQTYFCAKKFRKEKSIAKVKKGAVIVVGGGDGNVNKAYDTACCLLRHMNTFDILPVVFSHNTDNKPAIEDEIALLGVKDIISFFNE; from the coding sequence ATGATGAAAACCTTAATATTTAATGGTTCGCCAAGAAAAAAGGGTGACACTGTAAGTTTAATAAATAAAGTTATAGAAAATCTAAATGGTGAGTATAAAATCATAAATGCATATGACTGTGATATTAATCCATGTATTGATTGTAGATACTGTTGGGACAATACTGGATGTTGTATAAATGATGAAATGCAAGAAGTTTATACATATATACAAGAATGTGACAATATTTTAATTGCATCACCAATTTATTTTTCGGAACTAACAGGAACTTTATTAAATGTGGGTAGTCGTTTACAAACTTATTTTTGTGCAAAAAAATTTAGAAAAGAAAAGTCAATTGCTAAAGTAAAAAAAGGTGCAGTAATAGTTGTAGGTGGTGGTGATGGTAATGTTAATAAAGCCTATGATACGGCTTGCTGTTTGCTTCGTCATATGAATACATTTGATATTTTACCAGTAGTTTTTAGCCATAATACAGATAATAAACCTGCCATTGAAGATGAAATAGCACTATTAGGAGTTAAAGATATTATAAGCTTTTTTAATGAATAG
- a CDS encoding GNAT family N-acetyltransferase: protein MHLRLQERTKEHVLTFWNKTKDKEIRGLFPFTVESLEKALILFEESMEADALSYGKVIYFEDKYIGDIWCYGIDESDEKMAMLSIVIFEKQFWGKGIGTEAVKIFITEMFRRFNIERIGAFTYRHNHGSIGMLNNAGFQKRDTFVEDEIESMYFEISYKNLL, encoded by the coding sequence ATGCATTTAAGATTACAAGAGAGAACTAAGGAACATGTTTTAACTTTTTGGAATAAAACTAAAGATAAAGAAATAAGAGGGTTATTTCCATTTACTGTTGAATCTTTAGAAAAAGCATTAATATTGTTTGAGGAATCCATGGAAGCAGATGCTTTAAGTTATGGTAAGGTGATTTATTTTGAGGATAAATATATTGGAGATATTTGGTGTTATGGTATAGATGAAAGTGATGAAAAAATGGCAATGTTAAGTATTGTAATTTTTGAAAAACAATTTTGGGGAAAGGGAATAGGGACAGAGGCTGTGAAAATCTTTATAACTGAAATGTTTAGAAGATTTAATATAGAAAGAATTGGTGCATTTACATATCGTCACAATCATGGATCAATTGGTATGTTAAATAATGCTGGTTTTCAAAAGAGAGACACATTTGTCGAAGATGAGATCGAATCAATGTATTTTGAAATATCATATAAGAATCTATTATAG
- a CDS encoding GNAT family N-acetyltransferase → MNILFRDIDRTNEDMVKNIKLNPEQEKFIETVEECLEEANEYKEWCPVAIYNYDEVIGFAMYGSFGPNKHTWIDRIMIDKKYQDKGYGRTAMLKLIEIVSKKYEVDTVYLSIIEENKMAYEFYRSIGFEYINEKDSNGELIFRYTI, encoded by the coding sequence GTGAATATACTTTTCAGAGATATAGATAGAACCAATGAAGATATGGTAAAAAATATAAAGTTGAACCCTGAGCAAGAAAAATTTATTGAAACTGTAGAGGAATGTTTGGAAGAAGCCAATGAATATAAGGAATGGTGTCCAGTGGCTATTTACAATTATGATGAGGTTATTGGATTTGCCATGTACGGATCTTTTGGACCTAATAAGCATACTTGGATTGATAGAATAATGATAGATAAAAAATATCAGGATAAAGGATATGGAAGAACAGCAATGCTGAAGCTCATCGAAATAGTTTCAAAAAAATATGAGGTAGATACTGTATATTTAAGTATCATTGAAGAAAATAAAATGGCATATGAATTCTATAGAAGTATCGGATTTGAATATATAAATGAAAAAGATTCAAATGGTGAACTTATATTTAGATATACAATATAA